Below is a window of Caballeronia insecticola DNA.
CGCGCCGGTTTGCGCGAGACCGCTCTTTTTTCGGCCACCGTTGGGAGGAAACAGGCTCTGTTGCAAGAGCGCGGGTCGGTTCGGCGCGTCTATTTCGAGACGCCGGGGCCGCTGCGCCGCCGTCCATCCTCGCCACGCGCCGCGCGGCTCCCCGGCGCCTCGCCGTTGCTTCGCATGCGCCCCACGGCGCGGCAGCCCCTGCGGCCGCCGCAGCCTGCTTTCGGCAATTCTCCCGCCAGAAGTCCTGCTCCAGCGTGCTTTGTGACAACACACAAAAAGCGTGGCACGCCACCTTCCCGCTTCGCGCGCGTGACGTATCCGGTCACCGACGCCGATTCGCCTGACGAGGGAAAGCGCAGCCGCTCTGGAGCCGTTTCATGAAACGCATGCTGTTTAACGCGACGCAGCAAGAAGAACTGCGCGTCGCCATCGTCGATGGGCAGAAGCTCATCGACATCGACATCGAAACCGCCGGGCGCGAACAGCGCAAGGGCAACATTTACAAGGGAGTCATCACCCGCATCGAGCCGTCGCTCGAAGCCTGCTTCGTGAACTACGGCGAGGACCGCCACGGCTTTCTGCCGTTCAAGGAAGTGGCCCGCCAGTATTTCCGCGACGGCGTCGAGATGCGCTCCGCGCGCATTCAGGACGCGCTGCGCGAAGGCCAGGAACTGATCGTTCAGGTCGAAAAGGAAGAGCGCGGCAACAAGGGCGCGGCCCTCACCACGTTCATTTCGCTGGCCGGACGCTATCTCGTCCTGATGCCGAACAACCCGCGCGGCGGCGGCGTGTCGCGCCGGATCGAAGGCGACGAGCGGCAGGAACTGCGCGAAACCATGGCGCAGCTCGAATTGCCGGAAGGCATGAGCATCATCGCGCGCACGGCGGGCATCGGCCGTTCGGCCGAAGAACTCCAGTGGGACCTGAACTACCTGATGCAACTGTGGCGCGCGATCGAAGCCGCGTCGCAGAACGGCGTCGGCGGCCAGCCGATGCTGATCTATCTCGAATCGAGCCTCGTCATCCGCGCGATTCGCGACTATTTCCAGCCGGATATCGGCGAAATTCTCATCGACACGACCGAAATCCATGATCAGGCACGCGCCTTCATGGATATCGTGATGCCCGACAACCTGCAAAAGGTGAAGCGCTATCACGACGACGTGCCCCTCTTCTCGCGCTTCCAGATCGAGCATCAGATCGAAACGGCGTACTCGCGCACGGTGCCGCTGCCGTCCGGCGGCGCGATCGTGATCGATCACACCGAGGCGCTCGTCGCCATCGACGTAAACTCGGCGCGCGCGACCAAGGGCGCGGATATCGAGGAAACCGCCACGCGCACCAACCTCGAAGCCGCCGATGAAGTCGCGCGCCAGTTGCGTCTGCGCGATCTGGGCGGCCTGATCGTGATCGATTTCATCGACATGGAATCGGCCAAGAGCCAGCGCGAAGTCGAACAACGCCTGAAAGATGCGCTCAAGCACGACCGTGCGCGCGTACAAATGGGCAAGATTTCGCGCTTCGGTTTGATGGAACTGTCGCGTCAGCGGCTGCGTCCGGCGCTCTCCGAAGGCAGCCACGTGACCTGCCCGCGCTGTAACGGCACGGGCCATATTCGCGATACCGAATCGTCCGCGCTGCAAGTGCTGCGGATCATTCAGGAAGAAGCGATGAAGGAAAACACCGCGGCGATCCACTGCCAGGTGCCGGTCGAAGTCACGGCCTTCCTGCTGAACGAAAAGCGCTCGGAAATCAACAAGATCGAGTCGCGCTTCAAGGTCAACGTCGTCCTGATTCCGAACAAGCATCTGGAGACGCCGCATTACAAGCTCGAGCGCCTGCGTCACGACGATGCACGCCTCGACGAGCCGCGCGCGTCGTGGAAGATGGCCGTCGAAGCGGCGAGCGAGCTGGAATCGGAAACCGGCTACAGCAAGCGCGCCGAGGAAGTGAAGCCGAAGCAGGAAGCCGCGGTCAAGGGCATTACGCCCGAGAAGCCCGCGCCGAGCGCGCCGGTCAAGCCCGCGCCTGTCGCGACTCCGGTTGCTCCGGCGCCGGTGGCCGCGAGCGGCGGGTTCATCGCGTGGATCAAGAATCTGTTCGGCATTCAGCCCGAAGCCAAACCGGCCCCTGCTCCCGTCGAGGCGCAACCGGCAACGCGCACGCAGCGTGAACGCGGCGAACGCACCGGTGCCGGTGGCGGCGACCGCAACCGTAACCGCCGCAGCGGCGGCGCCGGACGCGACGGCGCGGCAGCAGCGGCAGGCACCACGGCCAGCGGCAGCGGCGCGGGTCGTCAGGGCGCGCGTCGCGAAGATCGCGAAGCGCGTGGCGGCCGGGAAGGACGTGAAGGTCGCGAGGGACGTGAAGGCCGCGAGCTGCGCGAAGTCCGCGAGCCCCGCGAACCGCGTGAAGCTCGTGAACCGCGCGAGGCCCGCGAGCCGCGTGAACCGCGTGAAACCCGCGAGCGCAACGCAGAACGCGCTGCGCGTCCGGAAGCGGGCGACCGGCCGGAGCGCCGTGAGCGTCCCGAGCGCGGCGAGCGTGCCGAACGCGGCGAGCGTCCGGAACGTGCTGAACGTGCTGAACGAGCGGAACGGACCGAGCGAGGCGAGCGCGGCGAACGTCGCAAGCCGCAATCGGAGACTGCCGTCGAGGCGCTGACGCAGGGTGAAACCGTGGCATCGGAAATCGTCGAAACGACGCAAGTCGACTTCGACGTCACGCAGCAAGCAGGCACCGATGCGGCCAACGCCGAGCAGGCTGCCGCCGCCGCGCGTGAAGGCGAAGAACGCCGCCGTCGCCGTCGTGGCCGTCGTGGTGGCCGCCGCGAGCGCGAAGAGGATGGCATGACGGTGAATCACGCCGCCGATGTCGCCGAAGCGGAAGGTGCAGCGGAAAGCATGTCGGCGCAAGCCGGCGTGTTCGATGCGGAAGCCGCGCAGGAAGCAGGGGCGCGTCGCGAAACGCGTCCGGCCGCGCCGCAGGTGGTCGAGGAGCGGGTCGAGCAAGTTGCTTCCGAGCAATTTGTCGCTGCCGCAGCTCAACCGACCGAAGTCCGTACGCCGGAACCGGCGCCCGCCGCAGCCGAAGAAGCACCGGTTGCCAAGGCCGTCGAAGCCGAGCCGTTCGAACTGAAGGCGCAATCGCCCGAAACCGCGACGCCGGATCTCTTCGCCAAGCCGGTTCCGGCGCCCGCGATCGAGAATCCGTTCGGTCCGTCGCCGAAGACCGAAACGAAGGTGAGCGATCCGTTCGCGCCCGTCGTGACGGAAGCCGCGAAGCCGGTGCAGGCGTCCGAGCCGGTCGAAGCTGCCCGCGTTCCGGCCGAGCGCGAAGCGGTTGCCGCATCTGTCGAAGCGGCCGAAGCCGCCGAGCCGGTGAAGACCGCCGCGCTCGCATCGACGCCCGAGGCAAGCATCGTCGAACCGGTGAAGCAGGTCGAAAGCGTCGCCACGCAAGCGCCCGCAGCAGTTGTTGCGGAACCGGTGAAGGCGGCCGCTGTAGCGCCGTCGGCGCCCGCGACCGCCACGCCGATCGCCGTCGAACCGCTTCAGCCGATGCTCGAGCGCGCCGGCCTCGTCTGGGTGAACACGGACGAGACCAAGCTGCGCGAGGCCAACGTTGCCGCAGCGCGCGAAGCGGCACCGGCACGCGTGCCGCGCGAGCGCAAGTCGCTCCCGCCGGCCGACTTGACGCCGATGCAGCAAGTGGAAACAGGCAAGAGCATCCACTGAGCGCGTCGCACCGGCACGGACTCCGGTCCGTGAACGGCTGAGGCTTAGAAAACGCCATCGACTTACGTCGATGGCGTTTTTTTTGCGCGCTTTCATACGCAAATGCGGGAAAACCGGGACGACGCATCGACGCGGCCCCGCGCCTCCGATCGCCCGGTTCCGCTAAAATGAACCCGTCGTCAAATTATTCGAACGAGGCCCGAGCGGCCCAGTCTCTGCGAGTCAATATGTCCCGACGCATCATTCCCGTGGCCGACATCAGCGCGATTCCGGATTTCTCCGGCGCGGCGTCGTTGCCGTCCGGAACGCTCGTGGATACGCTCGCGCGCCCGCTGCGCGATTTGCGCATCTCGGTGACGGATCGTTGCAATTTCCGCTGCGTGTACTGCATGCCGCGTGAAGTGTTCGACAAGGACTATCAGTTTTTGCCGCACGCCGCCCTGCTCTCATTCGAGGAAATCGAGCGGCTTGCACGCGTGTTCGTCGCGCATGGCGTGGAGAAAATTCGCCTGACCGGCGGCGAGCCGCTGTTGCGCAAAAACATCGAATATCTGATCGAGCGGCTCGCACTCTTGCGCACGCCCGCGGGCCGGCCGCTCGATGTCACGCTCACCACCAACGGCTCGCTGCTCGCGCGCAAGGCACGGGCGCTCAAGGACGCCGGTCTGTCGCGCGTCACGGTCAGTCTGGACGCGCTGGACGATGCGCTCTTTCGCCGTATGAACGACGCCGATTTCGCCGTCGGCGACGTGCTCGAAGGAATCGACGCCGCGCAGGCTGTCGGACTTGCGCCGCTCAAGGTGAACATGGTCGTCAAGCGCGGCACGAACGACCAGGAAATCGTGCCGATGGCGCGCCACTTCAAAGGCAGCGGCGCGATTCTGCGCTTCATCGAATATATGGACGTCGGCGCGTCGAACGGCTGGAACATGAGCGAAGTGCTGCCGTCGGCGCAAGTGGTGGAGCACATCGACGCGCATTTCCCGCTCGCGCCGCTCGAAGCGCACACGGCCGCCGAGACGGCGCAGCGCTGGGGCTATCGCGACGGCGGCGGCGAAATCGGCGTGATTTCGAGCGTCACGCGCGCGTTTTGCGGTTCGTGCACGCGCGCGCGCCTGTCGACGGAAGGCAAGCTCTATCTGTGTCTCTTCGCGGTGGCCGGGCACGATCTGCGCAGCCTGATCCGCGCCGGCGCCAGCGACGACGATGTCGCGACCGCCCTCGCCCGCATCTGGGAAGCGCGCGGCGACCGCTATTCGCAGTTGCGCGGCAGCGCATCGGCGCAGGCGCGTGAGGACGGGCCCCGCGTCGAGATGTCGTACATCGGCGGCTGACGCAAGCGGCTCGCGCGTGCAGACCGCTTCTACCACTCACTTGACGTCTGACATCACGGCGCTTCTGCTCGCGGGCGGGCGCGGCTCGCGCATGGGCGGCGTCGACAAAGGCATGCACTCGTTCCGCGGCGAGCCGCTCGCGCTGCACGCGATGCGGCGTCTCGCGCCTCAGGCGGCCGCCATGCTGATCAGCGCCAATCGTTCGATTCAAGACTATGAGCGTCTGAGCGCGGCATTCGGCGGCCGCGTCGTCGTGGATTCGCGCGCGGATTATCCCGGGCCGCTCGCCGGCATCGTCGCCGGCCTGCGCGCCGCGACCACCGAGTTCGTGCTGGTCGCCCCCTGCGATGCCCCTTTCGTCGACGAGCATCTCGGCGCCGCGTTGATGCGCGCACTGGACGACAAGCACGTCGACATCGCGTATGCGGCCACCGTCGAAGCATCCGGCGAAGTGCTCGTGCATCCGGTATTCGCGCTCGTGCGCGCATCGCTCGCCGATGACCTCGACGCCTGGCTGGACGCCGGCGAGCGCAAGGTTCGCGCGTGGTACGCGCGCCACACGGCGGCGGAAGTGCAATTTCACGATGTACGCGCGTTTTACAATATCAACGATTTGCAACAGCTGGCCGATTTGGAACGCCGCTAGACCAGCGCGTTCGACCATCTCACGGCGCGGGGCCGCTTCATCGCCCATCCAGCGCGCGATCCACTCCGATTCATGACCACGTCCAAGGATTTTTCCGCTTGCGTCGCTCAGTACGATCCGAATGCGCTGCCTGTCGAGGCGGCGCAGGAAATCGTGCGCCAGTGGGCAATGCCGCGCGCGTCCAACGCACAGACGGAACGCGTGAGCCTGCACGATGCGCTCGGCCGCGTGCTCGCTGAAGACGTGATCTCGCCCATCGACGTGCCCGCCTTCGATAACTCCGCCATGGACGGCTACGCGTTCTCCGGCGCGGCGCTCGCACGCAGCAGCGGCAGCGACACGATCGATCTCGCCGTCGCGGGCACGGCGTTCGCCGGCCGCCCGTTCGCGGCCACGCCGGGCGCCGCCGAATGCGTGCGCATCATGACGGGCGCGCTGATGCCCGCCGGTTGCGACACGGTGATTCCGCAGGAACACGTCACGCGCGCGGGCGACACGATCCGCTTCGCCGCCGCGAAAATCCGCGCGGGACAAAACCGCCGTCTGTCCGGCGAAGATCTCGCGAAGGGCAAGCCCGCGTTGCTCGCCGGGCGCATCGTGCGCGCGTCCGATCTCGGTTTGCTCGCGTCGCTCGGCATTGCCGACGTGTCGGTACACAAGCGTCTCGTCGTGGCCTTCTTTTCGACGGGCGACGAGTTGCGTTCAGTCGGCGAAACATTGAGTCCGGGCAGCGTCTACGACAGCAACCGCTACACCCTCTTCGCGATGCTCAAACGTCTGGGCGTCGAGACGATCGATCTCGGCGTCGTGCGCGACGACCGTGCATCGCTCGAAAAGGCGCTGCGCGAGGCGACTGCACGCGCGGATGTCGTGATCAGTTCGGGCGGCGTGTCGGTCGGCGACGCCGATTTCACGCGCGAGCTGATGAGTTCGCTTGGCGACATCGCGTTCTGGAAAATCGCGATGCGCCCCGGCCGGCCGCTCGCGTTCGGCCGCCTGTGGTCGGGCGCGCGTCCGGGCGCGGGCAAACCGGCGCTGTTCTTCGGATTGCCGGGCAACCCGGTCGCCGTGATGGCGACCTTCTACTTCATCGTGCGCGAGGCATTGCTCGCGATGTCGGGCGCGGCGCACCAGCCGCTCACGGTCATCCGCGCGCGCGCTGCCGAGCCGATCAAAAAACGCGCGGGCCGCACCGAGTTCCAGCGCGGCATCGCCACGCGCGAGGCCGACGGCCGCTGGAGCGTCGTCACGACCGGTTCGCAGGGATCCGGCGTGCTCAGTTCGATGAGCGAAGCGAACTGCTTCATCGTGCTGGAACACGCGCGCGGCGAGATCGACGCCGGCGAAGACGTCGAGATCGTGCCCTTCGACGGCCTGATCTGACGGACGCTCGATGCGGTGCCGCCGAAACATACATTCCTACATAGATAGACGGGGCTTCCTTCCATGAAAAAACAGATCACATTCATCGCACCAGGACAGACCGCCAAGGCGCTGATCCTCGTGTATCTGACCTTCAGCGTGCCGATCGTGCTGCTCGGCGTGGTCGTCGCGTTCGTGCGCTACGGCTCGGTGGAAGTGAGCACGGTCACGAGCGCGCTGTTGCTCAACGCAATTCTCGGCTTCATCCTGCTGTGGATCGCGTGCCACGCGTACAACTGGGTGGCGTCGCGTTTCGGCGGCATCGAGATCGTGTTGTCCGACGCGCCGGAGGAAGCATGAACGATACGGCACGCACATCAGCGGTTGCCACGATCCGCGCGGCCACGCCCGCGGACATCCCTGCGATCTTCGCGCTGATGTACGAACTCGCCGAGTTCGAGAAGCTCACGCATTTGTTCATCGCCACGGAAGAAGGCGTGCACGACGCGCTCTTCGGCGCACGCCCGGCTGCCGAAGCGCTGGTCGCCGAGCGGGACGGCGAGATCGTGAGTTACGCGCTGTTCTTCCAGAACTTCTCGACTTTCCTCGGCAAACGCGGTCTTTATCTGGAAGACCTCTATGTCCGTCCTTCGATGCGCGGCAGCGGCCTCGGCACGCTGATGCTCAAGAAGCTCGCCGCGCTCGCGGTCGAGCGCCAGTGCGGCCGCTTCGAATGGTCGGTGCTCGACTGGAATCAGAACGCCATCGACTTCTACGAAAAGATGGGCGCGACCGTGCTGCCCGACTGGCGCATCGTGCGCGTGACCGGCGAGCCGCTCGAACGCCTCGCCGGCTGACGCTGGCTGAATCAGATCAGATGTCGTCGTCGCTTTCGGGCGATGACGCGCTGCCCAGCAATCCCGTCGCCTGTTCTCCCGGCAGCGCCTCGACATCGCGCAGGCGCCGGTCCATCTGCCGCGTGCGGGTCTGCGCCGCTTCGATCGAACGCGTGACGGTTTCGAGTTGCGACTTCGTTCTCGCCAACACCTCACCGAATTTACCGAACTCGGTCTTCACCGCGCCGAGCACCTGCCACACTTCGCTCGAACGTTTTTCGATAGCGAGCGTGCGGAAGCCCATCTGCAGGCTGTTGAGCAACGCGGTCAGCGTGGTGGGCCCCGCGATGCTCACGCGAAATTCCCGCTGCAACGAATCGCTCAGGCCCGGGCGGCGCAGCACTTCCGCATAGAGCCCTTCGGTCGGCAGGAACAGCAGCGCGAAGTCCGTAGTGTGCGGCGGCGCGACGTACTTCTGCGCGATCGATTTCGCCTCCGCACGCAAGCGTCCTTCGAGCGCGCGGGATGCGTCCTCGACCGCCGCCGGATCGGCACGCTCCTGTGCATCGATCAGACGCTCGTAGTCTTCACGCGGAAACTTCGCGTCGATGGGCAACCAGACCGGCGTGGCCGCATCGCCCGGCGCACCGGGTGCGTCGTGCCGGCCGGGCAGCTTGATGGCGAACTCCACGCGCTCGTTGCTCTTCGGAATGGTCGCGACGTTCTTCGCGTATTGATCGGGCGTGAGCAGCTGTTCGAGCAGCGATTCCAGTTGCACTTCGCCCCAGATGCCGCGCGTCTTGACGTTGGTCAGCACCTTCTTCAGATCGCCGACGCCCGCCGCGAGCGTCTGCATCTCGCCGAGCCCGCGATGCACTTGCTCCAGCCGGTCCGACACGAGCTTGAACGACTCGCCGAGTCGCTGTTCGAGCGTCGCGTGCAGTTTCTCGTCGACGGTGCGGCGCATTTCGTCGAGCTTCGTTGCGTTGTTCGCCTCGATGTCCTTCAGCCGCGCTTCGAGCGTCGCGCGCACTTCGCCGAGACGCCGCTCGTTCGCCTCCGACAGTTGCGAAAGATGCAGCGACACGGAATCGGCGAAACGCTTCAGCGCGTTGCCCTGATCCTCGCGCGCCTGCTGACTCTGTTGCGCGAGCTGCTGCGCGAGCGCGTCGAACTGCGCGTTCTGCACGCTCGACGTGCTCGCGAGTTGCGTCGCCAGCGTCTGGTGGAACTGCGTGAATCCGCTCTGCGATTCCATGCGCGATACGCGCGCGCTCTCCGCGATATCGCCGCGCAGGCCGCGTTCGAGCCGCTCCTGCGCGCGCGAGTGCGCCTCGCCCATATCAATGACGCGGTCCGTGAGCGCCTCGAATTCCGCGTAGATGTCCGCGTTCGAGCCGCGCCGCATCGACATGACGAGCGCAACGAGCGCCACCACCAGCGCGACCGCCAGCACGGCGACCGCGCCTAACAGCAAATCCGTCATTTCTTCAGCACATCCGGGTTGATGGGGTTCGGCGGATTTCCGGCGCGCGGCCCTTCGCCCAGCCCGGCGATGAGATTGTCGGCCGCGAGATTGGCCATTGCGCGGCGCGTGCTTTCGGTTGCGCTCGCGATGTGCGGCGTCAACACGACGTTGTTGAGCGCGAGGAAATCCCGGTTGAAGTTCGGCTCGCCCTCGAATACGTCGATGCCCGCGGCTGCAATGCGCTTCTCGCGCAACGCGACGATCAATGCCGCGTCATCGACGATACCGCCGCGCGCAATATTGGTAAGCGTCGCGCTCGGCTTCATCAGCGCGAGTTCGGCCGCGCCGATCGTGTGATGGCTTTCCTTCGAGTACGGCACGACGAGCACGACGTGATCCGCGCGCTTGAGCAGATCTTCCTTCGACGCATATTCGGCATTGAGTTCGGTCTCGATCTCCGGCGCCACGCGCGAGCGGTTGTGATACATCACGCGCATGCCGAAACCGGCCGCCCGGCGCGCGAGCGCCTGACCGATGCGTCCCATGCCGATCACGCCGAGCGTCGAGCCGTACACGTCCGTACCCAGGAACGAATCGAACGACCACTTCTGCCACTTGCCCGCGCGCAGATAGTGCTCGGACTCGGTGACGCGGCGCGCCGCCGCCATCATCAGCGCCCAGCCGAAATCGGCGGTGGTTTCGTTCAGAACGTTCGGAGTATTGGTGCCGAGCACCTTGTGCGCATCGAACGCGTGCATGTCGAAGTTGTTGTAGCCGACCGCCATGTTCGCCACGACCTTCAGGTTCGGCGCGCCTGCCAGTTCCTTCTCGCCGACCCACTCGCCCGCGGTGAACGCGCCATCCCGGTCGGCGAGACGCCGCGCGAACTCGTCTTGCGAGAGCACGTCGCCCAGGTTTGCGTCGACATCGAAATACTGTTTCAGGCGTTCGATCACATCGGGAAAGGTGGGACGCGCGACAAGTACCTTCTTCATCGAATGCTCCTAAAAAAATAGCCAGCCCAGAACGGCGAAAAGCGGCAGCAAGACGATGCCCGACCACGCCATATAGCCGAAGAACCCCGGCATGCGCATGCCGCGCGATTCGGCGATCGCCTTCACCATGAAATTCGGCGCGTTGCCGATATACGTGTTCGCGCCCATGAACACTGCGCCCGCGGAGATGGCGGCGAGCGTCGTGGCGTCGGTGGTCATCAGCGTGCGGGCGTCGCCGCCCGCGAGATTGAAGAACACGAGATAGGTCGGCGCGTTGTCGAGGAACGAGGAAAGCAGGCCCGTTGCCCAGAAATAGGCGAGATCAACCGGCTTGCCGTGCGCATCGGACACCGCGTGGACGATGCCGGCAAACGCACCCGCCTCGCCCGCGCGCAAGATGGTGATGACCGGCGCGATAGTCACGAAGATTGCCGCGAAGAGTTTCGCGACTTCCTCGATGGGCGCCCAGTCGAACGCGTTGCCCGCGCGCGCGCTTTTAGGCGTGAGCGCGAGCGACGCAAGCAGCACCGCAACGAGCAGGACATCGCGCACGAGATTCTGCAACTGCACCTGCGTGCCGAACACATCGAACGCGATGCCCGGCTTCCAGAGGCCGCTCATCAGCACGAGCGCGATGATCGCCCCGAGCAGCGCGAAGTTGATCTTGCCGTCGATGCCGAGCGGGGGCGTGTCCGGCGTCGGATCGAGAAAGGGGCGCTTTGCGTCGTGCCTGCGCCAGTAGTAACTGTCGAGCATATAGAAGAGCGCAAGCAGCACGACGCAGACGAAGAGCATCGGCCAGGCGAGATGCACGGTGGTCCAGAAAAAGCCGACGCCGTTCAGAAAGCCCAGGAACAACGGAGGATCGCCGAGCGGCGTAAGCGAGCCGCCCGCGTTCGCGACGAGAAAAATAAAGAACACGACGACATGCACGGCGTGCTTGCGATTGTCGTTGGCGCGCAGCAGCGGACGGATCAGCAGCATGGCCGCGCCCGTCGTGCCCATGATGCTCGCGAGCCCGGCGCCGAGCGCGAGGATGCCGGTATTGAGGCGCGCCGAGCCGTGCAGATTGCCGCGCACGCAGATACCGCCCGCGACCGTGAAGAGCGCCGCCAGCAGAATGATGAACGGCACGTATTCTTCGAGCATCGCGTGAATCAGTACGCCGCCCGCCGTGGCGGCGCCGAAGGCGAACGCGAACGGCACGAGGAACGCGAGCGCCCACGCGGCCGCGATCTTGCCGAAATGGTGATGCCAGAGCCTCGGTGCGACGAGCGGAAAAACGGCGATGGACAGCAGCACGCCGGCAAACGGAATGCCCCACGCGGCGGAAAGCTTCGTGCCGTCGAGGGTCGCCGCCACGGCCGGCGCATTCACCAGCGCCAGCGCGGCGAACACGGCGCCGGAAACGATACGGCGCATCGGCCTCAGGCTCCGCGCACGACGATCACATGCACGCGATACGGTCCGTGCGCCCCGAGCACGATGGTCTGCTCGATGTCACCGGTACGCGACGGCCCCGACACGAAGTTGACCGCGCGCGGCAGTTCGCCCCGTTCCGCGCGCATGAGCGCGAACGCGTCTTCGTGCGCGGCGACGATGCGCGACGCCGGCACGATCGCGATATGCGTCTGCGGCAAGAGCGCGCCGGATGCGGGCGTGTCGGCGCCGGACAACAACACGAGCGAACCGGTTTCGGCCGTGGCGCAAAAGCACCCCGTGATGCCGACGAGATCAGCGTCAGCCGGCTTGCGCAGCGCGGCCGCGATGCCCGCCTCGGCCCACGGAAGATCACCGAGCGCGGGCCACGCGACGACCTCGACCGGCAGATTCAGCGACCGGAGATAGCGCGCGGTTTCGGCGGGCGCATGCGCGAGCGCGTCGACTTCGGCGACGGTGGTAGACAGACGCTCCGCTTCAAGCGTGAAGCGCGCGATGAGTTCGTCACGCGTTTGCGGCAGCGGCGGACGCGGCCCTGCCGGATGGCGCTCCACATACTCTTGCGCCGCCGCGCGTTCGGCATCCGTCGGTGCGCCATGACGGCCTTGCGCGCTGCGAATGCGCGCGAGAATAGTGCGGCGCGCGGCCGATGTATCCATGGTGCCGTCCTCGTGAATGCGTGGGTATATGCGCCGCGCGTCGATCAACGGCGCGAGCAAATTATAGCGAGCGAGGTTCGCGCACGAACCTCGGCCGGACGGCATAAGCCGCGTGCACGAAGCCGCGACGAATCAGATCTCGCCCACGGGCTGCTCGATACCGAACACCTGACGCAGATACGCCAGATACGCGCGGTCGTCGCACATGTTCTTGCCGGGAGAATCCGAGAGTTTCGCGACCGGCTGCCCGTTACAGCGGACCATCTTGATGACGATCTGCAGCGGTTGATAGCCGAGATCGTTGGTGAGATTCGTGCCGACGCCGAATGCCAGCTGACAGCGCCCGCGGAAACGTTCGTAGAGTTGCAGCACGCGGGGCACGTCGAGCGCGTCGGAAAAGACGAGGATCTTGGTGCGCGGATCGCAGCGGTTTTCCTCGTAATGCCGGATGAGGCGCTCGCCCCAGTCGAACGGGTCGCCGGAATCGTGGCGCGCGCCGTCGAACAGCTTGCAGAAGTACATGTCGAAGTCGCGCAGGAACGCCTTCATGCCGTAGACGTCCGACAGTGCGATGCCCAGATCGCCGCGATATTCCTTCGCCCACATTTCGAAGCCGAAGATTTGCGAGTCGCGCAGGCGGGGACCCAGCGCCTGACATGCCTGAAGGTACTCGTGCGCCATCGTGCCGAGCGGCCGCAAGCCGTGCTTCATCGCGTAATAGACGTTGCTCGTGCCGGCGAACTGCGCGCCGAGCCGCTCCTTGAGCGTCAGCACGACTTCCTCGTGCCACTGCCCCG
It encodes the following:
- a CDS encoding Rne/Rng family ribonuclease, with the translated sequence MKRMLFNATQQEELRVAIVDGQKLIDIDIETAGREQRKGNIYKGVITRIEPSLEACFVNYGEDRHGFLPFKEVARQYFRDGVEMRSARIQDALREGQELIVQVEKEERGNKGAALTTFISLAGRYLVLMPNNPRGGGVSRRIEGDERQELRETMAQLELPEGMSIIARTAGIGRSAEELQWDLNYLMQLWRAIEAASQNGVGGQPMLIYLESSLVIRAIRDYFQPDIGEILIDTTEIHDQARAFMDIVMPDNLQKVKRYHDDVPLFSRFQIEHQIETAYSRTVPLPSGGAIVIDHTEALVAIDVNSARATKGADIEETATRTNLEAADEVARQLRLRDLGGLIVIDFIDMESAKSQREVEQRLKDALKHDRARVQMGKISRFGLMELSRQRLRPALSEGSHVTCPRCNGTGHIRDTESSALQVLRIIQEEAMKENTAAIHCQVPVEVTAFLLNEKRSEINKIESRFKVNVVLIPNKHLETPHYKLERLRHDDARLDEPRASWKMAVEAASELESETGYSKRAEEVKPKQEAAVKGITPEKPAPSAPVKPAPVATPVAPAPVAASGGFIAWIKNLFGIQPEAKPAPAPVEAQPATRTQRERGERTGAGGGDRNRNRRSGGAGRDGAAAAAGTTASGSGAGRQGARREDREARGGREGREGREGREGRELREVREPREPREAREPREAREPREPRETRERNAERAARPEAGDRPERRERPERGERAERGERPERAERAERAERTERGERGERRKPQSETAVEALTQGETVASEIVETTQVDFDVTQQAGTDAANAEQAAAAAREGEERRRRRRGRRGGRREREEDGMTVNHAADVAEAEGAAESMSAQAGVFDAEAAQEAGARRETRPAAPQVVEERVEQVASEQFVAAAAQPTEVRTPEPAPAAAEEAPVAKAVEAEPFELKAQSPETATPDLFAKPVPAPAIENPFGPSPKTETKVSDPFAPVVTEAAKPVQASEPVEAARVPAEREAVAASVEAAEAAEPVKTAALASTPEASIVEPVKQVESVATQAPAAVVAEPVKAAAVAPSAPATATPIAVEPLQPMLERAGLVWVNTDETKLREANVAAAREAAPARVPRERKSLPPADLTPMQQVETGKSIH
- the moaA gene encoding GTP 3',8-cyclase MoaA, whose protein sequence is MSRRIIPVADISAIPDFSGAASLPSGTLVDTLARPLRDLRISVTDRCNFRCVYCMPREVFDKDYQFLPHAALLSFEEIERLARVFVAHGVEKIRLTGGEPLLRKNIEYLIERLALLRTPAGRPLDVTLTTNGSLLARKARALKDAGLSRVTVSLDALDDALFRRMNDADFAVGDVLEGIDAAQAVGLAPLKVNMVVKRGTNDQEIVPMARHFKGSGAILRFIEYMDVGASNGWNMSEVLPSAQVVEHIDAHFPLAPLEAHTAAETAQRWGYRDGGGEIGVISSVTRAFCGSCTRARLSTEGKLYLCLFAVAGHDLRSLIRAGASDDDVATALARIWEARGDRYSQLRGSASAQAREDGPRVEMSYIGG
- the mobA gene encoding molybdenum cofactor guanylyltransferase MobA is translated as MGGVDKGMHSFRGEPLALHAMRRLAPQAAAMLISANRSIQDYERLSAAFGGRVVVDSRADYPGPLAGIVAGLRAATTEFVLVAPCDAPFVDEHLGAALMRALDDKHVDIAYAATVEASGEVLVHPVFALVRASLADDLDAWLDAGERKVRAWYARHTAAEVQFHDVRAFYNINDLQQLADLERR
- the moeA gene encoding molybdopterin molybdotransferase MoeA; translated protein: MTTSKDFSACVAQYDPNALPVEAAQEIVRQWAMPRASNAQTERVSLHDALGRVLAEDVISPIDVPAFDNSAMDGYAFSGAALARSSGSDTIDLAVAGTAFAGRPFAATPGAAECVRIMTGALMPAGCDTVIPQEHVTRAGDTIRFAAAKIRAGQNRRLSGEDLAKGKPALLAGRIVRASDLGLLASLGIADVSVHKRLVVAFFSTGDELRSVGETLSPGSVYDSNRYTLFAMLKRLGVETIDLGVVRDDRASLEKALREATARADVVISSGGVSVGDADFTRELMSSLGDIAFWKIAMRPGRPLAFGRLWSGARPGAGKPALFFGLPGNPVAVMATFYFIVREALLAMSGAAHQPLTVIRARAAEPIKKRAGRTEFQRGIATREADGRWSVVTTGSQGSGVLSSMSEANCFIVLEHARGEIDAGEDVEIVPFDGLI
- a CDS encoding GNAT family N-acetyltransferase: MNDTARTSAVATIRAATPADIPAIFALMYELAEFEKLTHLFIATEEGVHDALFGARPAAEALVAERDGEIVSYALFFQNFSTFLGKRGLYLEDLYVRPSMRGSGLGTLMLKKLAALAVERQCGRFEWSVLDWNQNAIDFYEKMGATVLPDWRIVRVTGEPLERLAG